Proteins co-encoded in one Acidobacteriota bacterium genomic window:
- the cdd gene encoding cytidine deaminase: MSQKDTDTGISQAQVDDLRTRALAAAANAYAPYSQFRVGAAILLKDGNVAIGCNVENASYRLTTCAEQSAISSAVALYGSDIKIRAVVIVNLNDTASQPCGGCRQTIHEFSSSQTEVYFPDADGTLTRSTVAELLPHAFILNESGD, from the coding sequence ATGTCTCAAAAAGACACAGACACCGGCATCTCCCAAGCACAGGTCGACGACCTCCGCACGCGCGCGCTGGCTGCGGCCGCCAACGCCTATGCCCCGTACAGTCAGTTCCGCGTGGGAGCAGCAATTTTGCTCAAAGATGGAAATGTGGCTATTGGCTGCAACGTCGAAAACGCCTCGTACCGGCTTACAACCTGCGCCGAGCAGTCGGCCATTTCGAGTGCAGTTGCACTCTATGGATCGGACATCAAAATCCGTGCAGTCGTCATCGTCAACCTCAACGACACAGCAAGTCAGCCCTGTGGCGGCTGCCGTCAGACGATCCATGAGTTCAGTTCATCGCAGACCGAGGTCTACTTCCCTGACGCCGACGGCACACTAACCCGCTCAACCGTCGCCGAGCTGCTTCCTCATGCCTTTATTCTCAACGAGAGCGGGGATTGA
- a CDS encoding chemotaxis protein CheA: MDDLTKEFIAESQEGLDRMERCLTDLETRPQDSAPLVGEIFRAVHTIKGTTGFLGFSRLEKLAHAGEHLLGSLREGRLAVTEDLISGLLRLLDGLRAILALIEETGSEGTRASDEDSFLIAELAALNDEVPELASVAPVVAIKASEDTLPSGQAANPTPTMPTGSGAANNDKTLRIDVDVLNRMMNLVGELVLTRNQMLQSGVESTSFPELARRLDSVTADLRETVMQARMQPVGNLFGKFPRMVRDLARTCGREVRIEFFGQETGLDKSLLEAIKDPLTHAVRNSVDHGIESPTDRVLAGKPAEGCVILKAFHQGGSVVIEVSDDGGGIAMERVLAKAVERGLVTTEQAAEMSEREALQLIFLPGFSTASAVTTVSGRGVGMDVVRANVEKVGGSVELESKVGIGTTLRLRVPLTLAIVPALVVRSGGQSFALPQTTLMELVYIPTRDVAQSVERVGAAEVFRLRERLLPMVWLDRLLGLKNASDSHGFYMAVLEAEGCRYGLVVDDLLAPEEIVVKPLSAVLREIGLFSGATVLGNGTLALILDIAAVAARAGVKPVIEEEETQTVEIKHDNEESFLVFEDRARERTALPLEMVERIESVALGQIEYAGGRALLQYRGELLPLRDDGGVLDEMHISGAQDEHASATILICGDAGSRAAQRMGIVVRRVLDVSDGTLLDRDSASADTELALVKDRLTAIFRGFGGDKHGWKEVA, encoded by the coding sequence GTGGACGACTTGACTAAAGAGTTTATCGCAGAGAGTCAGGAAGGGCTGGATCGCATGGAGCGATGCCTGACCGACCTGGAGACGAGGCCACAGGACAGCGCACCTTTAGTGGGGGAGATCTTCCGTGCCGTCCATACGATCAAGGGAACCACGGGCTTTCTCGGGTTTTCACGGCTTGAAAAGCTGGCACACGCAGGCGAGCATCTGCTCGGTTCATTACGAGAGGGACGGCTGGCCGTTACCGAAGACCTTATAAGCGGACTGCTCCGGTTGCTCGATGGGCTCAGGGCAATCCTGGCCCTGATCGAGGAAACGGGTAGCGAAGGCACACGGGCCAGCGATGAAGACAGTTTCCTAATCGCGGAGCTTGCTGCTTTGAACGATGAAGTTCCAGAGCTTGCCAGTGTCGCACCGGTCGTTGCAATAAAAGCCAGTGAAGACACTTTGCCTTCAGGGCAGGCCGCAAACCCCACACCAACGATGCCGACGGGGAGTGGAGCAGCAAACAACGACAAAACTCTGCGCATCGATGTCGATGTGCTGAACCGCATGATGAACCTGGTTGGTGAACTGGTGCTGACACGCAACCAGATGCTCCAGAGTGGAGTCGAATCGACAAGCTTTCCGGAGCTTGCGCGACGGCTCGACAGCGTAACGGCTGATCTTCGCGAGACCGTGATGCAGGCCCGTATGCAGCCAGTCGGCAACCTCTTCGGGAAATTTCCGCGGATGGTCCGCGATCTCGCGCGTACATGCGGACGCGAGGTGCGTATCGAATTCTTCGGCCAGGAGACGGGCCTCGACAAGAGCCTGCTCGAAGCCATCAAAGACCCGCTGACCCACGCAGTAAGAAACTCGGTCGATCACGGAATTGAATCTCCCACAGACCGTGTGCTTGCCGGGAAACCGGCAGAGGGCTGCGTCATCCTGAAAGCCTTCCATCAGGGCGGGTCGGTCGTGATTGAAGTCTCCGACGATGGTGGTGGAATCGCCATGGAGCGTGTGCTTGCGAAGGCGGTCGAACGCGGTCTGGTGACTACAGAACAGGCTGCTGAGATGAGCGAGCGTGAGGCGTTGCAACTCATATTCCTGCCTGGGTTCTCCACTGCGTCAGCCGTCACCACCGTCTCCGGACGTGGCGTTGGCATGGATGTTGTGAGGGCAAATGTCGAGAAGGTGGGCGGGAGCGTCGAGCTTGAATCCAAGGTCGGCATCGGTACAACGCTGCGCTTGCGCGTGCCCCTGACCCTGGCGATTGTTCCAGCCCTGGTGGTCCGCAGCGGAGGCCAGAGCTTCGCGTTACCGCAGACAACGTTGATGGAGCTGGTCTATATCCCGACTCGGGACGTCGCGCAATCCGTTGAGCGCGTTGGCGCTGCAGAGGTCTTTCGCCTGCGCGAGAGGCTGCTCCCCATGGTGTGGCTCGACCGCCTGCTCGGCTTGAAGAATGCTTCCGACAGCCACGGCTTTTATATGGCGGTACTCGAAGCGGAGGGTTGTCGCTATGGCCTGGTTGTCGACGATCTGCTTGCGCCGGAGGAGATCGTCGTGAAGCCTCTCTCCGCTGTGCTTCGTGAGATAGGTCTCTTCTCGGGCGCAACCGTGCTGGGCAATGGAACGCTGGCGCTGATTCTGGATATTGCAGCAGTCGCGGCACGTGCCGGAGTCAAACCGGTTATAGAAGAAGAGGAGACGCAGACCGTCGAGATCAAGCACGATAACGAAGAGTCGTTCCTGGTCTTTGAAGACAGAGCACGCGAGCGGACTGCGTTGCCGCTTGAGATGGTCGAGCGCATTGAGAGCGTCGCTCTGGGACAGATCGAGTATGCCGGCGGGCGCGCACTTCTACAGTATCGCGGCGAATTGCTGCCGCTTCGCGATGATGGCGGTGTCCTTGATGAGATGCACATATCCGGTGCGCAAGATGAACATGCCTCCGCAACAATTCTCATCTGTGGCGATGCCGGCTCCAGGGCAGCACAGCGTATGGGCATTGTTGTCAGGCGCGTGCTTGATGTCTCAGATGGCACACTGCTCGATCGAGACTCCGCCTCGGCAGACACCGAGCTGGCACTCGTTAAAGACAGACTGACGGCGATCTTTCGCGGCTTTGGCGGAGACAAGCATGGATGGAAGGAGGTTGCATGA